One window of Acipenser ruthenus chromosome 45, fAciRut3.2 maternal haplotype, whole genome shotgun sequence genomic DNA carries:
- the LOC131720842 gene encoding C-type mannose receptor 2-like, with protein sequence MSKTGGWNDCGCHFQLPFFCCEGGSSGQCFYEGAGKTWQGAQSYCRNQSRDLPTIQDQARANELIGLIPSTSDSDHWIGLYHDKENWQWSSGGDVIYSNWEPYLFCASVNSEGEWEDSLCSQGNYFMCYSETSNITERYTLIEELKTWTEAQQYCREHHTDLVSIKNASENEDLVKKAQGTSFWIGLFNEPWKWSHQGDSYTFHNWNYWEPNNWGGSENCVAMSKTGGWNDAPCNNQKSFFCCEDSDPTSPPSAPVSQEAESSSPPSTPVSSKAMECTSSV encoded by the exons ATGAGTAAGACTGGTGGATGGAATGACTGTGGCTGCCACTTTCAGTTgcccttcttctgctgtgagg gcggctcctctggtcagtgtttctatgaaggagctgggaagacatggcagggagctcagagctactgcagaaaccaaAGCAGAGACCTGCCCACCATTCAAGACCAGGCCAGGGCTAATGAGCTTATAGGTCTTATACCTTCAACTAGTGACTCGGATCACTGGATCGGTCTGTATCATgacaaagagaactggcagtggtccagtggaggtgatgtcatctactccaactgggaaccatacctcttctgtgcttcagtcaattcagagggagagtgggaggattcactctgcagtcagggaaactatttcatgtgctacagcg agaccagcaacataactgagagatacaccctgattgaagaactgaaaacctggactgaagctcagcagtactgtagagaacaccacaccgacctcgtcagtataaagaacgccagtgaaaatgaagacctagtgaagaaagcgcagggcacgtccttctggataggcctgttcaatgagccctggaagtggtcacaccagggggatagctacacatttcacaactggaacTATTGGGAACCAAACAATTGGGGAGGCAGTGAGAACTGTGTGGCGATGAGTAAGACTGGTGGATGGAATGATGCTCCCTGCAACAATCAGAagtccttcttctgctgtgagg attcagaccccacaagccccccttccgctccggtctctcaag aagcagaatcctcaagccccccttccactccggtct CCTCTAAAGCTATGGAGTGCactagttcagtttga